Below is a genomic region from Triticum dicoccoides isolate Atlit2015 ecotype Zavitan chromosome 5A, WEW_v2.0, whole genome shotgun sequence.
CCGGCCATCGCCTTGCCCCGCCGGCCTCGCCAACCTTCCGCCGGAGCCGCCTCATACGCCCACGGGCATCCGGCACCGAGGCCGCGCCCGCCGGTTTGTGGCCCAAAGCAGTTCTTTTTCTCCAAAAGAATTGGGGGGCTTAACTGGATTGGACTGAACCCCCATGCCCCCTGCATCCATGGTTCTTCCTCATCAACCCGCAGGGTACCTGGAGACCCCCGTCGCCGAAAGCTTCATACACAAGCTTCAGCTTAGCGTCTCCAAGGGCCTTCCTCACGCGGCGCCGGCTCCGGCCTCGAGGACGGACGAGCATGAGCTGGTAAGGGTTCCCTCGTGCGGGTTGGTGCCCTGTTTCTTCAGATTCACGCTCGTGTACTGTACTGGAATCTGATGACTGTACTGCCGTCTATCATTTCGCAGGTCAAAAGTGTCTTCCAAGTGCTCCAGGGTTTCGACACGCCCTTGCTCTACTGGGACAAGAATGTGCCGGCGTTCTGTGAGAAACCGGGGACGTACGTGTCGCATCTGTCGCGGGCGAGCCTCGGCTCCGTGCTCAAGCCGTTTCTGTTCGCCGCGACATGCTTGAAGCGAGTGGAGCTCTTTGTTGGGAAGGTCAGGTCGTGCGATCACCGGACTCCCACATTGAGTGCGTTTGCTAGTGCGGTCGATTCATGGCTTATGGTGAGATTGCAGTTCAGGCCTTGTGTGTATTTCTCATCTAGTGTGAGCAGATGATTTTTTTTTGCCGGTTTTCATATTCTAATGTCTGTCGTTATTTTGACGCCAGAGGCTCCGGGAAGCAGCTCTGAAGGAGGAAGAGATGTCGTTTGTTTCAGTTGATCGGACTGTGACTCTTCTGGTTTTAACTGATTCTATGTCAAGGTCTACTTCAGTATGATACAATGATGTTTTCTTCCTCCAATTTGCAGTTCATTTGTATATGTGCGCTGCAGGCTTGTGCTTATTATGTCTTGTCAAGGACCTCGATGCTTTGTGTTCTACTAATGTATATCTTCACCTTTGGTAGTTACAGAGGTGGTATATTTTAGGGAAATTAGCGACCGTGTCTAAAATGTGATGGCAAGGAGCTTCCTACCTTTTCTCTGTTTCTTATTTGGTTAGTTCTTCAAGGGCAAAAATGAGCAGAAATGACAACTCATATTTTGAGTAGCAGTGCTCGTGTTTTCATGTTAATTTAGCATTTTACATTTTAAACTAAATATGTAGCCATTACTCACCAATGCTGTAAAATTCCTACAGCATTGGTACTGAAGGTTAATATATTTTAGGGAAAATAGCGACCGTGTCTAAAATGTGATGGCAAGGAGCTTCCTACCTTTTCTTTATTTCCTTTTTGGTTAATTCTTCAACTTCAAGGGCAAAAAGGAATATAAATGACAACTCTTATTTTGGGTAGCTGCGCTCATGTTTTCATGCTAGTTTAGCATTTTACATTCTAAGCACATTATTCACCAACGCTGTAAACTTGCAGTTTATGTTCGGGAGCAGAACATCTGCATCAAGTTGTGCATGGAGCTGTGCCAGATGGCTTTTGGGATTCTGGAGCAAACATGGCATCTAGTGAAGTGGCAGTCCATGTTGTGAACCATCTTTATAAAAAGTTAAACGAAGTCTGTCTTGTGGAAGATGGCGAGGTTACAACAGGGCCTAATTGTGCGAAATCTATCTGTTTATGCTTCTTGTCTCACAATGTCCACTAACCTTCATTTCAAATCTAAATTGCAGGGTGAGCCATATCATATGCTGCTAGTGATATTTGCTGGAAGCTTGTTACCTTATCTTCAGTGCCTTGATTCCTGGCTTTATGATGGTATTCTTGATGACCCTTATGAAGAGGTATTGAAGGAACATCTTTTGTAACTGATTTTGATAGATGATTTATAACAGTAAAAATTTCTCAAATATGTCTATTTGCCAAACACTGAAACACTACCATAAGGTACTTGCATTCCTAAATCTAGAGCTTAAACTGGAGAGTATCATTCTTAATTTGTTATATTGTGTGAACCTTGTAGACTTCTGCAAAGACATAAGTAATTATTTGTTTCCTCATATATTTTGGTCGACTGTCTAGGTTCCTGACCCCATACTGTAGGGTTTACCTTTATATATCCTTAAGCATATAAGCCTGTTCAAAAATGGTTTTAGGTGAAACTGTCTAAACTGGTAGGAATTAGCCTAGCTCAGTTTCCTTGTTTGATTGTAAACTGAGCTAGTACAGTTTTCACAGTTTCAACTCAAACCATTTTTTAACACGCTTACTTACGCACATTCTAAGCCAATGTCTCTAGTATAATATGAGGTTATTAGTCTTTGTTGTCTTAAATGTTACTTTTTCTTGGTCCGATACTTAAGTTCTGTAAGTCTTGTAGTGCTTTTTAAAATGACCGCTGGAAGGTTGCTAACTTACTTTGTGATATTACAAAGTTAAACATTACATTGATTGTACCAGCTTATTATAATGCTGTAGGAATTTGATAAAGGATTTTCCATTTCTGCGTTGCTGGTTGAACTTTAAGCATTTTCTGTTTTCATTTGTGATGTAGATGTTCTTTTATGCAAATAATGCAGTTACGATAGATCAACCGGCCTTCTGGGAAATGAGCTATATGCTAAGAGTAAGAGGATCACGATCTGACAATTCATCAACTCTAACTGATAGTGAGTCTATCAGGACAAAGGAATCAAGCAAACAGGAACCAAGTAACACAGGAGCTTGCTTGAAAGCCACCAATCAAGGTTACGTGGATATTCTGTGCCCGGTGTTCTTGAAGGATATCGCAAGGGCCATTGTATCTGCTGGAAAATCATTTCAGCTTGTTCAGCATGCCCAAAGCACACACCATACTCGAACTAGTGTCACAAGTGGTTTTGACATTGATCAGCGTTCCAATCACATTACTCGACAGAATTGGCCAGACATATTAAGTTCTGAAATCCAAAATGGGCATCTAAGATGTGAAGGTGCTCTTACAAATTCTACAGGTCAGTTTGGACATGATGCTCGCGAAATGGGGGTGTTAACTTTGTCTGAGATTTTCTTGATATGCTTATCTGGTCTGTTGGAAAATGGTGACCATGTTTATGAATACTTAAGAAAGCTGCGTGCTGGTAGTGCTCCAGATATCCAAGCTTTTCCGGAATGTAAGAGTAAGGAGGCATGTGCAGAAAATAGCTCCGAAAAGACTTGGTTAAAGCTCCTAAGAGATGCTATCTCAGGAACAAAATATGATGATATGGAGAAAACCTTGTCCAAAGATGCTGTTACGAGGGATCCAATATTTGCTCATGGATACCTGCAAGATGTATCTTCCAATGCAGTAGAAATGCCTTTCAGTCCATGTTGCTATGAAAATCCAGCCATCACTGCTTGCGGAGATGTACTGTCGAGGAATCCAAATTCTTGGAGTGATTTGAATATCTCTACAAGTTTTGACCTTCCTCCGTTGAATGATGATAACATGCGGAGAGCTATATTTGGCGATCTCCAATCTGCTGGAACTAGCACCTGTGGCGATATACAACCTACATCATCTTTTCCCAGACTAGATGGAACTGATTTTAAATTTGGATTTCGGTTTGATGATTTGGAATATGTTCGTCAAGAGGATGATAGAAGGACCCTCGAGGAACTTTATGCATTTCCTACTCTTCTTCCTTGTGCAAATGTAAGAGTTGCTTCTGAAGTATTCTTTGTGTTCTTCATGTTTTCTCATTAGCTATAAGCCTATAACCTCATTGCCCTTCAGGAAAATGCCCCATTGTCGGAGATTTTACCTTTGCAGAAAGATAGTACACTTGCATCAAGAGTTCTGAAGTTTATTCAGAGCATGAGTTTGAAAGACCCTCTGCATCCAGTGGGTATTATCCAAGAATGCCTTTCTAAATGTATAAAGAAACAGGTCTGATCAATAGTTATACTCACATGCCATTTCTTGTTAGTCCATCTGTATAATTATTTTGTGCTTTCTTCCTCTTCGTTAGGTGGATCACATTGGCAAACGAATCCTGTGCAAGCTAATGGGTGAATGGAGATTAATGGATGAACTGCTTGTATTACGAGCTATCTATTTGCTAGGATCAGGTGTGCCATCCAGTGGATTTAACCTTCTGCTGTGTTTTCCCGGACGCAAAATTTCCATTGCACAGAAGAGTAGCTTTCACTTGAGAAATAAATATTCTTTTGATAATGAGTAAAGATATAAATATGTTAATAATCCAACTTGAGTTTTCAGGTGACATGCTGCAGCAGTTTCTGATAACAATTTTTGATAAGCTTGATAAAGGAAATTCCTGGGATGATGATTTTGAGTTGAATACTTTGTTGCAGGTGAGTACTTTTCAAATCTACTTTGTGATTTATATCTATGTCCATCATTACTCTTACGTTAATCCTTGACTTGCAGGAATCCATAAGATATTCAGCTGATAAAATGCTCCTAACTGCTCCAGATTCGTTGGTTGTTTCATTAGCAAAGCATGACACACGATATGATGAGGAAAGTGCACCAACTTCCAGAAAAGGCCGTGCACAGGGTTTTGGCATCGATGCACTTGATGCCCTTAACTTCACGTATAAGGTATTTTCCAAGTAACCACAAGGATGATCTGTGTTATTTGCTGTGTGTGATAGTTTTCATGTATTTTGGTGGTGGCAGGTGTCTTGGCCTCTTGATCTAATTGCCAATACAGAGGCTCTGAAGAAGTATAATAAGGTAATTGCTTTAACACTGAAGTATATAACAGGGCGGCGTGTATATGATGGCTTTGGTCATTTTGCTGGACCAGGTCATGGGATTCTTACTGAAAGTCAAGCGTGCAAAGTTTGTTTTGGACGAAACCCGAAAGTGGATGTGGAAGGTACGGTGGCATCAAATCATCTTGTGCTACTTATTTTTTGTAACTCCTATAGTGTTTAGTGTTGGATAGTTGGATCTGCTCTATCTTCCAAGCTTCACTCTGATGTATCAACCCTTTTCCTTTGGCAGGGCAGAGGCAGCACAGCACATAATTTTAAACAACACTTAATAGTAGGGCAGAAGCTCCTGCATTTCGTCGATGCATTTCATCAATATGTCATGGACAGAGTGAGTTGAGACGGGTTTGACTCATTTCATTATAAGAAACTATGACTGTCTCGACTTGAACTCGTTTCTTTTTGAGCAGGTGTATCATAGTGCGTGGACTGAGCTTTGTGATGGCATGGCATCTGCTACTACATTGGACGAGGTCATGGAAGTTCATGAGGCATATCTTTCTTCTATTCAGAGACAATGCTTTGTGGCCTCGGATAAGTTGGTGAGAACATGTTATTCTTACAAAAACCAAAGTCAGTCTCGAAGTTCTGAACTATTGCTAAGAGTGTTCATTTCCCGTGTGTTTTCAGTGGGCTCTGATCGCCAGTCGAGTCAAGACTATACTAGGATTGGCGCTAGACTTCCACAATGTGGAGCAAACTCTTGGCACCGGAGGGACCGCCGCATCTGTTAGGGCAAGATGCGAGATGGAGTTGGATCGGATCGAGAAGCAATTCGACGAGTGCGTTGTGTTCCTCTTGAGGGTACGTTTCTAGCTACTTTATCAAAATTTGATGATCTCCTATGTGGTCTGGAACGTGTGTTTCAGTAGATGATTTACTGTTGAGATCCCTTTGCAGATCCTATCTTTCAAGCTCAACGTGGGCCACTTTCCTCATCTTGCGGATTTGGTCACGAGGATCAACTACAACCACTATTACATGTCTGACACCGGAAGTTTCACTGCGATCCCTGGGTCCCGCCCTCGGCAGCAGCCTTGATAGGGTTGTAGGTGCTTTTCACCTCCATTTGTGGGGGAGTGTATATAAACCCGAGGTGGCCAGGCCCAGGTGGCACGAAGCAGTTCCTGAATTCCTTGAGTTTTACATAATTCTGAGGGTGCAACTTCTTTTGACGGCATTCTGAGGATGCAACTTCCTTTTCCCAGGTTGCAATGTACTCCGGTATGTTCAAGAGATTGGGCTCCTCTTGCGTCAGGACAAAGTTGCGATATGTGTGCTAATTTTTTCGAATGGATTGATCATCCTTCCGGTCCCATATACCAAAGAGGGGAAACCATGAAGTGCACATACCAAATCTTTTGAATTTTTGGGTGTAGCTTATCTACTTTACTGAATCTTAATCTGAATTTTTTTTACACTAAAGATGATGGAATTTTCTAGGAGCTTGCAAAAAGTTGTGCTGAGTTgatgaatagatcagaagtttttcccgcaaaaaaaacagATGACTTCAAAAAGAGTTCCATAAAAAGGAAAATCAGAGCTCTCACGATGAGTGTACTTCTACATTACTCCCGGAAGTAATATGTTTCAGTTTTTTTTTGCGAGGTAGAATATGTTTCAGTTTCAAATTGCAATCCTACTAGACTGGCACCCATCCATGTCCTCGCGTGTAAGCTCCATCTTAGGCATATATATCTTGACACTCACTTCTCAAGTCGTCTTTGCCTTTGGTCTTTCTTCAACAATTGCCCAGACAGTGACTAAGCAAACTACTAATGACCTAAAACGTCTTACATTTGTTTATAAAAAGAGTACATCTTTTGTTTTTAAAATGGTGGCTGCTAGGCGTTAGCCGACTTATCTTAGAAAAAGATTAGCCGGCTGGCCAGCCGTTGATTTTGGCCGCGTGATCCCGCCTATGTCCTCCACAAAACGCCCACGTGCTTGATTCCCTCAACCACGTCAGCACAATACACCCCCACTCTAGCCACTTGTACGTGCAACCCAAATTCTTCCTTCCCGTGTGGCATGCATACCTCCGACGAGAAATCACAGCTGGCCATGACTTGCAGCACCAACTTTTGCTTGCACCACCAGCAATGCTCAGGTTGCAGAGCCATGTCGCCGGTTGTCTCACGGCAACGTCGGCGATCTTGCCATGCACCAGCCACAACTACAACACCGGCAAGCTTCGGGATTGCAGCACCAGCAACAAGACTCCTACGACCATCCCTTCAAGCATCAGTGATGCTCCGGTTGCTCGACAATGCCCCCACTGCAATACTGGTGGTGCTCCGTTGTAGCACCGATGATCCTCCAGCTGCCCGGTGACGCTCCATTGTAGCACCCATGAGGTTTCGGCGGCCCGATGATGCTCCGGCGGCCAAGCGAGCTTCGTTGCAGCACCAATGATGCTTCGACAGCCCGCTAAGCTCCGTTGCAACAACGACAATGATTCGGCAGCCCGATGATGCTTCGTTGACACACTGAGAATGCCCCGACGGCCCGGCGAGCTCCACTGCTGCATCGACGATGCTCCGTTGACACACTGAGAATGCTCTGACGGCCCGGCGAGCTCCACTTCAGCACCGACGATGCTCTGATGGCCTGACAATGACCCATTTCAacaccggtgatgctccggtggccCAACGAAGCTCCGTTGCAGCATCGAGGATGCTTCGACGGCCTGACAATGACCCATTTCAACACCGGTGATGCTCCGCTCCGGTGGCCCAACGATGCTCCGTTGCAGCACCGACGATGCTCCGTTGCAGCACCGACGATGCTCCGTTGCAGCACCGACGATGCTCCAACGACTCGACAATGACCCATTTCAACACCGGTGATGCTCCGGCGGCCCAACAATGCTTCGTTGCAGCATAGACGATGCTCCGACGGCCCGATAATGCCCCATTGCAACACCGGTGATACTCCGTTGCAGCATCGGCGATGCTTCGTGGCCCAACGATGCTCCGATGCAGCACCGACGATGCTTCGACGACCCAACAATGCCCCATTGTAACGCTGGTGACGCTCCCTTGCGATGCCCCGTCGCCCGACGACGCTCCATTGAGGTTCTGATGGCACGACGATGCTCCGTTACAACATAGACAATATTCCGACGGACCGGCGAGCTCCCTTGCAGCACCGACAATGCTTTGCGCGACACGGcgagcttcattacagcaccgacgATGCTCCGGCGGCTCGGTGATGCTCTGTCGCCCGACGATGCTCCATTGCAGCACCCTCGAGGTTCTGATGGCCCGACGATGCTCCGTTACAGCATAGAAAATATTCCGACGAACCGGCGAGCTCCTTTGCAGCACTGACCAAGCTCGCGACATGTGAGCTCCATTACAGCATCGACGATGCTCCATTTGAGCAGCCAACGACGCATGCATTAGAAGTCGTGACTTGCAGCCAACTGACGCCCCGTTGTCCCAGCATCGCCGGCCACCTCGGAGCACCGGCTCGTGGCGACGTCTGGTCTCACAGCACCCGGCGGCCAGCTCCCAACACTCCAGTGCCGCACGGACGATGGAACGAGTAGCAGGTCGCAGCATTAACCATCTTTGCCCGAGCCGATTGCGCCTTATGTGAGCAGCAgtttaagtactccctccgtctcataatataagaacatttttgacactagcatagcgttaaaaacgttcttatattatgagacggagagaGTAGCAAGCTAGCAAAAACACTAGCAAATTGTGTGGAAAAAGAAAGAAAGCCCAAGAAATCATAGCAAATAGTGTGGAAAAAGAAAGAAAGCCCAAGGAATCACGATAGCCAGTTGTGGGGACCAACCACATGCAAAGACGCACATCGTGAACGAGCTGATCTGATAATCGGACGGCCTAGCGGGCGGCTTACCCGTCCCCAAAAATCAGTCGGATGAATATAAATGTTTCCCTTTTAAAATTGTCCAATACAGAGCACCGTCTCATGTGGATCCGATGAAAAAAAAGATATATAGCCAGCTGGCAAACATGTTACTAGCCCTATAAGGTTGGCCGAGCAAGACTAAAAGCACCAAATATCATCAACCTTACAAATTTGGCTAAAGAAGAGCCAAAATCTAGCACATATGTTTGATTTTCTGAGAATAGAAAGTCAGGACGACAAAGGTCTACTCGACTAGTCCCTAATGAGGCGATTAATTTGGAACTCACTTTATACAAAAGAGGGAGATAGAACGAACAAAGTAAGATAGAGGCGACCAAGATGGTAAGTGGAGCGCCTCGAACAACCATAGAATGGCCGGTAGTAATTTTATCAATATTAATCATCTGTATTAATTGTACAATATCGTCCCTTGGGGACAAAAAATAAATTAATCTCTCAAGATATTCCAAATATTTCTTGCTTGTTTGAACCAGGACCGACCCATTAATCATTAGCTATTATGTTTTGCAAAATATTTTGTATTTATATTACAGTATGTTATAATTCACTGGGATGTTGATGTTTTTGTGGGGCAGGAGGTGCATGGATCGAATTTTGAATTATTATGTATGCATGCATCAAACATAGGGTACCACTAACCACTAAACCACACAGATGCAATACAAAGCCATGTCATTATTTCTATTAGGTTAGCCGAGCAAGAAAAAACACAAAGTTCCATCAACCATACAAATCTGGCTAAAGAAAAGCCAAAATAGTACCTGTAATTAGTTTTAAAGGAAGGTAGTCATCACGATGAAGATCTATTCTCAAATGAGACAATCAAATTAGTTTTAAAGGAAGGTAGTCGTCACGAGACGGTCTATTCCCAAATGTGACAATCACTTCGGAACTCACTCTATACAAAAAGAGAGAGATATGGCAAGCAAAGTAATGTCGACTTGACCGTCCCCAACAACTAGTGGATGGATGTGATTGTAACCGTGCCACTGGTATTAATTGTGTAATATCCTTTCTCAAGGGATACAAACTAAATGAATTGTCTCAAGATATTCCAAATATTTTCCTACTTATTTGAACTGTGTCCCGCTCACCTGCTGGGCTCCCAGCGGGAATTATGCTCTACACCAATAGGAGAACGCCACATGTCCCTGGGAGGGGGGCAACATGTctaattaggctggtcatagtggggagtaacttatactaatgtcatgcatatgacactagtgtaagttactatctttgtagtgcaaagtaacatagtagtagtgtcatagatgacttcatttattagcttatAGACTCATTCTTTCTCGGAAaatgctatgttacagtaacatattatgttactctaaacatctctctcCTCATTCAATATATGCCACATAAACAAAAAATTCttgaaatgcgctatgttactacctaagttactcccactatgactagccttaagtTAGATATATTTTGTTACTGCCCTATTCATCTTGTTGGGCTTTTCTACGTGTTTTTCTTCTCCTCGGCAATACGAAGCGCCTGTCACTTTTAACATCTCCTATTCTAGTCCCTCCTCCTACTCCGCTTCATTGTTGCTACGGAGCACATCTCGCTTATGTCTGCCCCTTTTTCATAGCACGACCACATATATTTTCTACACTGTCGTGCCCAGCCACCTCGTCTCACCTCAAGACCTTCATGTCAGGTTGCCAGATCAATTAACCCTCCTGCCAAAGGAATTGTGTCGAAGTACTCTAAATGTGGAGATTGGACGCCGTATTATTCGAGTATATATGGAGGAGCGCCGCCGTGTTGATCTCTGGCTCTGGTGATATTCTGCCGTCCTCTTGGGGTTCCATAACATCCCGAAGTCACTCTATATAGACACGCACCTCGCTGAGTCGGCACGTCCTGAATCCATGGACATATGCACCCACTTTTTAaaaaatgcattttaaacatgtttTAACATGATGAAAAATTTAAAAGAAAAATCCACACATACATGTTTGTAAATGTGCATGCGTGGCACAAAGTTTTATGAGAAAAAATGTCTTTTCATTCTGTCTtcgtaaaaaagacaaattttaaTGTTTCTAAATAGCGCTGTACGACAcaattttttgtcttttttgcacaggccACGAAAATAGTTATTTTTTCGTGAAACTTTATGCACGCACATAAAACATGAAAAAGTAGCTGTGCAACTTTTCTTTAGATTTTTTAGAATTTAGAAATGTGTTTTTTAAATGGGTTCACATATACCCGAGTTCATCGATGCACGTCTCGCACCTCGCCACTCTAGATTGAGACTCCTATTACTTCGAAGCCAACAAATGGAAAAACTGCAGCGACATGCTCTTGAGTCTTGACGGCATCATTGCTCCTTCTCCTCTTCTCAGTTGCCACCGGCATCCACGCCATTCTCGACTGGTGGTAGACGACCCAGCGGCTGCCGACCGTACTAAGAAACCGTCCATGCTAGCAACAATTATTGTGTTTGTTTTTATATAGATATGGTGTGGAGAAGCTATTTGGTATTCCTTTCGGTAGACCTGCTGAGGAAGAACCGAGGCAGTAAGATCGCAACAAGATCGTACAAGCCATATTAAATCCATCAGAGTAGCATGCTTCGGAACCAGTTGTTACAAATGATTGCCAAAAGCTGATGAAGGAATTCGAGAGGCTAACCTTGCTGCTCATGAGAGGACCGGATTTTCATGGCAGGATCGGCCTCCTAACTTTCTAGTCCCAACTCATGTAAACGATTTGATTGTTATTAGAATAAAATCATcagacaacaataacaacaacaacaaagcctttagttttAAACAAATTAAGGTAGGCTAAAGATAAAACCCATAAAATTTTGCAACCAtttatggctctggcacatggatagcaagcttctacGCACTCCTCTCCATAACTAGTTTTTTGGTAATActtcaatccttcaggtctctcttaacagaCTCCTCCTATGTCAAATTCCGTCTATCCTGACCTCTTTTGACATTTTCTACACGCTTTAGcccccgctatgcactggagcttctagaAGCCCGTGCtgaatatgctcaaatcatctcagaccatgttggacaagcttctcttcaattgatactacctcaactctatctcgtatatcatcatttcgGATTCGATCctgcttcctcgtgtggccacacatccatctcaacatacgcatctccgctgcacctaactgttgaacatgtcgccttttagtcggccatcgCTCAGCGTCATAcagcattgcgggtcgaaccgctgtCCGGTAGAAATTGCCTTTTAGCTTCTATGACACTCTCTTGTCACAAAGAataccagaagcttggcgccacttcagccATCCGGCTTTCATTCggtagttcacatcttcatcaataccctcaTCCTGCTGCAGTATTGACCCCAAATATAAAATAGTGTCCTTCTGAGGCatcacctgcccatcaaggctaacctcctcctcctcacacctagtagtactgaaaccgcacatcatgtattcagttttagttctactaagcctaaacactttcgattccaaggtttgtctccataactctaactttctATTTACCCCCGTCTGACTGTCGTCAACCAACACCACATCGTCCGCAAAAAGCATACACCATAGGATTTCTCCTTCTATATCACTtgagacctcatccatcaccaaggcaaaaagataagggctcaaagccggcccctgatgtagtcctatcttaatcggaaaGTCACCAGTGTCAATATCATttattcgaacacttgtcacaacattttcATACatatccttgatgagggtaatgtactttgctgggactttgtgtttctccaaggctcaCCACATGACATTCTGCGGTATCTTATTAtaagccttctccaagtcaatgaacaccatatgcaagttcttcttttgcttcttgtcTCTCTTCATAAGTTGTCCTACCAAGAAAATGACTTTCATGATCAACCtttcaggcatgaaaccaaactgagttTTGATCACGATTGTCATTCTTTTTAAGCggcgctcaatgactctctcctaaAGTCGCCAAAACTTCAAAAAACAAATTTAATGTGAGATGTTGGCAAGCAAGGACACGTGGCGGTCTCTTATTGGTCCAgcacaataattcggagttttggaCCCGTTTGAGCCAGGACAGAgtcaagaaaaaaaaaggaaaatttCGACCTATTCATCTTCAAGCAATTTAATCACCAGC
It encodes:
- the LOC119299330 gene encoding gamma-tubulin complex component 5-like, translating into MPPASMVLPHQPAGYLETPVAESFIHKLQLSVSKGLPHAAPAPASRTDEHELVKSVFQVLQGFDTPLLYWDKNVPAFCEKPGTYVSHLSRASLGSVLKPFLFAATCLKRVELFVGKVRSCDHRTPTLSAFASAVDSWLMRLREAALKEEEMSFVSVDRTVTLLVLTDSMSSLCSGAEHLHQVVHGAVPDGFWDSGANMASSEVAVHVVNHLYKKLNEVCLVEDGEGEPYHMLLVIFAGSLLPYLQCLDSWLYDGILDDPYEEMFFYANNAVTIDQPAFWEMSYMLRVRGSRSDNSSTLTDSESIRTKESSKQEPSNTGACLKATNQGYVDILCPVFLKDIARAIVSAGKSFQLVQHAQSTHHTRTSVTSGFDIDQRSNHITRQNWPDILSSEIQNGHLRCEGALTNSTGQFGHDAREMGVLTLSEIFLICLSGLLENGDHVYEYLRKLRAGSAPDIQAFPECKSKEACAENSSEKTWLKLLRDAISGTKYDDMEKTLSKDAVTRDPIFAHGYLQDVSSNAVEMPFSPCCYENPAITACGDVLSRNPNSWSDLNISTSFDLPPLNDDNMRRAIFGDLQSAGTSTCGDIQPTSSFPRLDGTDFKFGFRFDDLEYVRQEDDRRTLEELYAFPTLLPCANENAPLSEILPLQKDSTLASRVLKFIQSMSLKDPLHPVGIIQECLSKCIKKQVDHIGKRILCKLMGEWRLMDELLVLRAIYLLGSGDMLQQFLITIFDKLDKGNSWDDDFELNTLLQESIRYSADKMLLTAPDSLVVSLAKHDTRYDEESAPTSRKGRAQGFGIDALDALNFTYKVSWPLDLIANTEALKKYNKVMGFLLKVKRAKFVLDETRKWMWKGRGSTAHNFKQHLIVGQKLLHFVDAFHQYVMDRVYHSAWTELCDGMASATTLDEVMEVHEAYLSSIQRQCFVASDKLWALIASRVKTILGLALDFHNVEQTLGTGGTAASVRARCEMELDRIEKQFDECVVFLLRILSFKLNVGHFPHLADLVTRINYNHYYMSDTGSFTAIPGSRPRQQP